In one uncultured Methanoregula sp. genomic region, the following are encoded:
- the phoU gene encoding phosphate signaling complex protein PhoU has protein sequence MLRNAVDALIRQDKELAASVVGRKEELHAMEVNLEEHCYQVIALNQPMAKDMRVIACTLKVITASMRIGRYGKVIANIVKEISDKPHIANLMSIPHMADLVIDMVDDSIRAYESDNLRFIEEFSARDDTIDALRHSIFREGITYMMEDPKNISRCTHYIMVARYLERCADHSCKIAENVHYMETGERIEVH, from the coding sequence ATGCTCCGGAACGCGGTGGATGCCCTGATCCGGCAGGACAAGGAGCTGGCGGCATCGGTTGTTGGCAGGAAAGAGGAACTCCATGCAATGGAAGTGAACCTGGAAGAGCACTGTTACCAGGTAATCGCCCTCAACCAGCCCATGGCAAAGGATATGCGGGTGATTGCCTGCACACTCAAGGTGATCACGGCTTCCATGCGGATCGGGCGGTACGGCAAGGTGATCGCCAATATCGTCAAGGAGATCTCCGATAAGCCCCACATCGCAAACCTGATGAGCATCCCGCACATGGCAGATCTCGTCATCGATATGGTCGATGATTCCATCCGGGCTTATGAATCCGACAACCTGCGGTTCATTGAAGAGTTTTCAGCCCGGGACGATACCATCGATGCCCTGCGTCACTCGATCTTCCGCGAAGGGATCACCTACATGATGGAGGATCCGAAGAACATCTCCCGATGCACCCATTACATCATGGTGGCCCGGTATCTCGAACGGTGTGCCGATCACTCCTGCAAGATTGCCGAGAATGTCCATTATATGGAGACCGGCGAACGTATCGAGGTCCACTGA
- a CDS encoding YqhA family protein: MDSPHPNEKIKTADEQSAFERIFESALWNSRLIVLLAVAFGTLSAVVLFISGSLEIIVSLFHAVSLSPVEVDYVEILSAIIGGVDLYLIGMVLLIFSFGIYELAISKIDIARNSESFHTLLEITNLDDLKNKIIKVIIMVLIVSFFQRILAMKFTNSMDMLFMAVSISVICIGVYFLQRLKM, translated from the coding sequence ATGGATTCGCCACATCCCAATGAAAAAATCAAGACGGCTGATGAGCAGTCAGCATTTGAACGGATCTTTGAATCGGCACTCTGGAATTCCCGCCTGATTGTCCTCCTGGCAGTAGCTTTTGGCACCCTGAGCGCCGTGGTTCTTTTCATATCAGGATCGCTTGAGATCATTGTCAGCCTCTTCCATGCAGTGTCGTTATCCCCGGTAGAAGTAGACTATGTTGAGATTCTCAGCGCTATTATCGGCGGGGTTGACCTGTACCTGATCGGGATGGTACTCCTGATCTTCAGTTTCGGCATCTACGAACTGGCAATCTCCAAGATCGATATTGCCCGCAACTCGGAATCCTTTCACACGCTCCTTGAGATCACCAACCTTGACGACTTAAAGAACAAGATCATCAAGGTCATCATCATGGTGCTCATTGTCAGTTTCTTCCAGCGGATTCTTGCCATGAAATTCACGAATTCGATGGACATGCTCTTCATGGCGGTCTCAATCTCGGTCATCTGTATCGGGGTTTACTTCCTCCAGCGGCTCAAGATGTGA
- a CDS encoding ATP-binding protein — translation MVSRKNFSSLYPTLGIIFTLMLVLMFVFELVKQYANPSLTIWESHSITIIFTSILAVIILYYPLRTAYREQQNVKDALLHLQEAEEKLRQSEMQYHSFVESVEDSLYTVDLDLHYLLINTRHLVRRGLSPDMYSGKKYGDFHSEKETRVFATYVDQVVRTKSYIQDEYEQNGRHFLRKLNPVIDTTNNEVTAVTVISSDITDRKRIEKSLEDTNRKLSLMNDITRHDILNQLLVLNSYLSLAGERSQDPEVKKYIIRTEQVADLIHAQILFARDYQTIGVESPRWQNVLTNLVHARQSLKIPTLDIHPSCSRFEIFADPLLEKVFYNLMENCLKYGGANASIRFFCHETDGALTITYQDTGPGISPDEKEKIFLRGYGKNTGLGLFLIREILAMTGISIHETGEPGNGARFEIIVPKGGFRSDALPGLKSDTDQGD, via the coding sequence ATGGTTTCAAGAAAAAACTTCTCCTCGCTCTATCCGACACTGGGTATTATTTTTACCCTGATGCTCGTCCTCATGTTCGTCTTCGAACTTGTGAAACAATACGCCAATCCCTCGCTCACGATCTGGGAATCGCATAGCATCACTATTATCTTTACGAGCATCCTTGCCGTCATCATTCTCTATTATCCACTCCGGACCGCGTATCGTGAACAGCAGAATGTAAAAGATGCCCTTTTGCACCTGCAGGAAGCTGAAGAGAAATTGCGCCAGTCCGAGATGCAGTACCACTCGTTTGTTGAGTCAGTGGAGGATTCACTTTATACCGTTGATCTGGATCTCCATTACCTCCTGATAAATACCCGGCACCTTGTACGCAGGGGGCTTTCTCCGGATATGTATTCCGGGAAGAAATACGGGGATTTCCATTCCGAGAAAGAGACCCGGGTCTTTGCTACCTACGTGGATCAGGTTGTGAGGACAAAAAGTTACATACAGGATGAGTACGAGCAGAACGGGCGGCATTTTCTTCGAAAACTCAACCCGGTAATTGACACAACGAATAACGAGGTCACGGCAGTTACCGTGATTTCATCGGATATTACCGATCGTAAACGAATCGAGAAGAGCCTTGAGGACACAAACCGGAAACTCAGCCTTATGAATGACATCACAAGACATGATATCCTTAACCAGCTCTTGGTACTCAACTCGTATCTCTCACTTGCAGGCGAGCGCTCCCAGGACCCGGAAGTGAAAAAATATATTATCCGGACTGAACAGGTTGCTGATCTTATCCATGCCCAGATTCTGTTCGCCCGTGATTACCAGACGATCGGTGTTGAATCCCCCCGGTGGCAGAATGTTCTGACAAACCTTGTCCATGCCCGCCAGTCCCTGAAGATTCCCACTCTCGATATACATCCGTCCTGTTCCAGATTTGAAATTTTTGCAGATCCCTTGCTTGAAAAGGTATTCTACAATCTCATGGAAAACTGCCTGAAATATGGCGGTGCTAATGCCTCGATCCGGTTTTTCTGCCATGAGACTGACGGGGCCCTCACCATCACATATCAGGATACTGGTCCCGGGATCTCTCCTGATGAAAAAGAGAAGATCTTTTTAAGGGGATACGGGAAGAATACAGGTCTCGGCCTCTTCCTGATCCGGGAGATCCTTGCCATGACCGGTATCAGCATACATGAGACCGGTGAACCGGGAAACGGTGCACGTTTCGAGATCATTGTTCCAAAAGGTGGTTTCCGTTCTGATGCTCTACCGGGTTTGAAGTCCGATACGGATCAAGGAGATTGA
- a CDS encoding response regulator, with product MFTTSIKNAVVQVSGSFRTGYPALSDKNASNTGEMLALSPPVSTSAPPMIISVLLVDDEPLLLDVGKLSLERMPGITVTTAGSATDALELFASGSFDIIVSDYQMPEMDGLGFLKEVRIRSQVQPFIIFTGKGREDVVIEALNSGADYYVQKGGEPKAQYAELLHKIRRAVRQRRADAELRKKHEILRALLLSSPNGIAFVRNRTLQWVNESMGMMLGYTRAEIKGMHLSQLYENEATYTRIGSRIQSDLKATGKSKVTTRFRHKAGFSIDTEIHIAPLDRGNLHYGHMITMTDISEKLAIARNHKKPALFPHLELSPVIELDRNGEIIYYNDAAIEAMIRYGSRGTLEEFFPQDMNEILTRLDETNVGSIYRNVVIGPAVFRVHITLSAQFQVIRLSALNISGQPEVPAQ from the coding sequence ATGTTTACAACATCGATAAAAAATGCCGTTGTCCAGGTATCGGGATCTTTCAGAACCGGCTATCCTGCGTTGTCGGACAAGAACGCTAGCAATACCGGTGAAATGCTCGCACTTTCTCCGCCTGTATCCACCTCTGCCCCGCCAATGATCATCTCCGTTCTGCTGGTAGATGATGAACCTCTGCTGCTGGATGTAGGAAAACTCTCCCTGGAACGTATGCCCGGAATAACGGTCACGACTGCCGGTTCCGCGACGGATGCGCTTGAACTGTTCGCGAGCGGGAGCTTCGATATTATCGTGTCAGATTACCAGATGCCGGAGATGGATGGTCTCGGATTTCTCAAGGAGGTCCGTATCCGTTCACAGGTCCAGCCGTTCATCATCTTTACCGGCAAGGGAAGAGAGGATGTGGTTATTGAGGCTCTCAACAGCGGTGCGGATTATTATGTCCAGAAAGGTGGGGAGCCAAAAGCCCAGTATGCGGAGCTCCTCCATAAGATCCGTCGGGCGGTCAGACAACGGCGTGCCGATGCGGAACTCAGGAAAAAACATGAGATCCTCCGGGCTCTTCTCCTGAGCTCCCCGAACGGGATCGCATTTGTCCGCAACCGCACGCTCCAGTGGGTGAACGAGTCCATGGGAATGATGCTCGGGTACACCCGGGCTGAGATTAAGGGGATGCACCTCTCCCAGCTCTATGAAAACGAGGCCACATATACCCGGATTGGCAGCCGGATCCAGAGCGATCTCAAAGCAACGGGGAAGTCGAAGGTAACCACCCGGTTCCGGCACAAAGCCGGTTTCTCGATTGATACCGAGATCCACATCGCCCCGCTTGACCGGGGAAATCTCCATTATGGTCACATGATCACGATGACGGACATCTCTGAAAAGCTTGCAATTGCACGGAACCATAAAAAACCCGCCTTGTTTCCCCATCTTGAACTCTCCCCCGTTATTGAGCTGGACCGGAACGGTGAGATTATCTATTACAATGATGCGGCGATCGAAGCGATGATCCGGTATGGGAGCAGGGGGACACTCGAAGAATTTTTTCCGCAGGATATGAATGAGATCCTCACCCGACTTGATGAAACAAATGTCGGGTCGATTTACCGGAACGTTGTTATCGGCCCGGCAGTGTTCCGGGTGCATATCACGTTAAGTGCACAGTTCCAGGTAATACGACTCTCCGCACTGAACATTTCCGGCCAACCTGAGGTACCTGCGCAATGA
- the pstB gene encoding phosphate ABC transporter ATP-binding protein PstB has product MSESTIITTNNLNLWYHEKHALQSVSIKVPKNRVTALIGPSGCGKSTLLRCFNRLNDLIDHVKITGEITLDDKNIHASSTDVVTLRKKVGMVFQKPNPFPKSIWENVAYGPQVHGTRDKNELDRIVEQSLRHAALWDEVKDRLHDSALGLSGGQQQRLCIARTLAVNPEVILMDEPCSALDPIATAKIENLIELLKKEYTVIIVTHNMQQAARVSDYTGFMYLGRLIECGKTVQIFEHPKEELTENYITGRFG; this is encoded by the coding sequence ATGTCTGAATCCACTATTATCACGACAAATAACCTCAATCTCTGGTATCATGAGAAACATGCGCTCCAGTCGGTCTCGATAAAAGTCCCGAAAAACCGGGTGACGGCCCTGATCGGCCCGTCCGGCTGCGGGAAATCTACCCTGCTGCGCTGTTTCAACCGGCTCAACGATCTCATCGACCACGTGAAGATCACGGGTGAGATCACGCTTGACGATAAGAACATCCATGCTTCATCAACCGACGTGGTGACGCTCCGCAAAAAAGTCGGCATGGTCTTCCAGAAACCCAACCCGTTCCCGAAATCCATCTGGGAAAATGTTGCCTACGGTCCCCAGGTGCACGGCACCCGGGACAAAAACGAACTCGACCGGATCGTTGAACAGAGCCTCCGGCACGCCGCCCTCTGGGACGAGGTGAAAGACCGGCTGCACGATTCAGCACTCGGGCTCTCGGGCGGCCAGCAGCAGCGGCTCTGCATCGCCCGTACGCTTGCCGTTAACCCGGAAGTGATCCTTATGGACGAGCCCTGCTCGGCACTCGACCCGATCGCAACCGCAAAGATCGAGAACCTCATCGAGCTGCTCAAGAAAGAGTATACCGTCATCATCGTCACCCACAACATGCAGCAGGCGGCCCGGGTCAGCGATTACACGGGATTCATGTACCTGGGCCGGCTCATCGAGTGCGGGAAGACCGTCCAGATCTTCGAGCACCCAAAGGAAGAACTTACCGAGAATTATATTACCGGGCGGTTCGGCTAG